In the Mycolicibacterium thermoresistibile genome, one interval contains:
- a CDS encoding pirin family protein: protein MPAVTADVLQLPRITRATPADTERPVRRITTGRPGYEGEGFPVVRAFAGVPRADLDPFVHMDQMGEVQYQPGEPRGTDWHPHRGFETVTYMIDGRFAHQDSHGGGGLIGDGATQWMTAGSGILHIETPPAELVQSGGLFHGVQLWVNLPRAAKFTLPRYQSIEGTQVALVAGADGGALVRIIAGEIDGHRGPGVTHTPITMAHATVQPGAQLNLPWNRDFNALVYILSGRGTVGPQGHPIHQGRLAVFGPGDRLTVGADTTQDSHRPALEVLLLGGRPIREPVVQYGPFVMNTKAELIEALEDFQAGKLGTIPPDALRPHRAGA from the coding sequence ATGCCTGCTGTCACCGCTGATGTTCTGCAACTGCCCCGCATCACCCGGGCCACCCCCGCCGATACGGAACGGCCGGTTCGCCGGATAACAACCGGACGCCCTGGCTATGAAGGCGAGGGGTTCCCGGTGGTCCGCGCCTTCGCGGGGGTTCCCCGCGCTGACCTCGACCCGTTCGTGCACATGGATCAGATGGGCGAGGTCCAGTACCAGCCCGGCGAGCCCCGAGGCACGGACTGGCATCCGCACCGCGGCTTCGAAACCGTGACCTACATGATCGACGGCCGGTTCGCCCATCAGGACTCACACGGTGGCGGCGGCCTGATCGGTGACGGCGCCACCCAGTGGATGACCGCCGGGTCGGGCATCCTGCACATCGAGACACCGCCCGCCGAGCTGGTGCAGAGCGGTGGCCTGTTTCACGGCGTCCAGCTGTGGGTCAACCTGCCCCGCGCCGCGAAGTTCACCCTGCCGCGGTACCAGTCCATCGAAGGGACGCAGGTGGCGCTGGTGGCCGGCGCCGACGGTGGCGCGCTCGTCCGCATCATCGCCGGCGAGATCGACGGCCACCGCGGCCCGGGCGTCACCCACACGCCGATCACCATGGCCCATGCCACCGTCCAACCCGGCGCGCAGTTGAACCTGCCGTGGAACCGCGACTTCAACGCGCTGGTCTACATCCTGTCCGGCCGTGGCACCGTCGGCCCCCAGGGACACCCGATCCACCAGGGCCGGCTCGCGGTGTTCGGACCGGGTGACCGTCTCACCGTCGGTGCCGACACCACGCAGGACTCCCACCGGCCGGCTCTCGAGGTGCTGCTGCTCGGCGGCCGGCCGATCCGCGAACCGGTGGTGCAGTACGGTCCGTTCGTGATGAACACCAAGGCCGAACTGATCGAGGCGCTCGAGGACTTCCAGGCCGGGAAGTTAGGCACCATCCCGCCGGACGCGCTGCGTCCCCACCGGGCGGGTGCCTGA
- a CDS encoding TetR/AcrR family transcriptional regulator — protein MASGVTREAYFETGLAVLADLGYGGLKLAEVCNRLGVTTGSFYHYFSGWPTYTRELIEFWRRERTTAIIESVRDTPDPRRRIGTLVQESLQLPHGAEAAIRVWSSFDPDVYEVQVAVDRQRFDIMYESALEVLGNERQAHVFASLTMYILVGYEQATLPRDPGVLAWIAEQVLRTLDSGGFATIPGGE, from the coding sequence ATGGCAAGCGGCGTGACACGGGAGGCCTACTTCGAAACCGGCCTGGCCGTCCTCGCCGATCTCGGATATGGCGGGCTCAAGCTCGCCGAGGTCTGCAATCGGCTGGGCGTGACGACGGGATCCTTCTACCACTATTTCTCCGGGTGGCCCACCTATACCCGCGAGCTGATCGAGTTCTGGAGACGGGAACGCACCACCGCCATCATCGAATCGGTGCGCGACACACCGGATCCACGTCGGCGCATCGGCACGCTGGTGCAGGAGTCGCTGCAGTTGCCACACGGCGCCGAGGCCGCCATCCGGGTCTGGAGCTCGTTCGATCCGGACGTCTACGAGGTGCAGGTCGCCGTCGACCGCCAGCGGTTCGACATCATGTACGAGTCCGCGCTGGAGGTGCTCGGCAATGAACGCCAGGCGCACGTGTTCGCGTCGTTGACGATGTACATCCTGGTCGGCTACGAGCAGGCCACGCTGCCCCGCGACCCGGGGGTGCTGGCCTGGATCGCCGAACAGGTGCTGCGCACGCTGGATTCGGGCGGGTTCGCCACCATCCCCGGAGGGGAGTGA
- the mycP gene encoding type VII secretion-associated serine protease mycosin has translation MHLLGVLITALLLAVVTAPPAGAIEPPVIDPAAVPPDETGPDNPMEQRRVCAAPTVYPDSNFADRPWASDYLRLTEAHKFATGAGITVAVIDTGVNGSPRVPAEPGGDFVDAAGNGMSDCDAHGTLTASVIAGRGAPTDGFIGVAPDARILSLRHTSAAFQPVGARTDPNNPNTTQTAGSLRSLARAIVHAANLGAQVINISEAACYKVTRPIDETGVGAAVNYAVHVKNAVVIAAAGNTGQDCTQNPPPDPAVPSDPRGWQQVQTIVSPAWYSPLVLTVGGIGPTGQPSNFSMSGPWVGAAAPAENITALGYGGEPVNALQGQDGLVPVAGTSFAAAYVSGLAALIRQRYPDLTPAQVINRITATARHPGGGVDNYVGAGVIDPVAALTWDVPEGPETAPYRAKEIPEPEFIPPPDRGPITWVVVSSAAVALALGIGALTRRALRRR, from the coding sequence GTGCACCTCTTGGGTGTGCTGATCACGGCGCTGCTGCTGGCCGTGGTGACCGCGCCGCCCGCCGGGGCGATCGAACCTCCGGTGATCGACCCGGCGGCGGTCCCGCCCGACGAGACCGGTCCGGACAATCCGATGGAGCAGCGCCGGGTGTGTGCGGCGCCGACGGTGTACCCGGACTCCAACTTCGCCGACCGACCGTGGGCCAGCGACTATCTGCGGCTGACCGAGGCGCACAAGTTCGCCACCGGGGCGGGGATCACCGTCGCGGTCATCGACACCGGTGTGAACGGGTCACCGCGGGTGCCGGCCGAACCGGGCGGCGATTTCGTCGACGCGGCCGGCAACGGCATGTCCGACTGCGATGCGCACGGCACTCTGACGGCTTCGGTGATCGCCGGGCGCGGCGCCCCGACCGACGGCTTCATCGGGGTGGCGCCGGATGCCCGGATCCTGTCGCTGCGCCACACCTCGGCGGCGTTCCAGCCGGTCGGTGCGCGCACCGATCCGAACAATCCGAACACCACCCAGACCGCCGGCTCGCTGCGCAGCCTGGCCCGCGCCATCGTGCACGCGGCGAACCTCGGTGCGCAGGTGATCAACATCAGTGAGGCGGCCTGCTACAAGGTGACCCGCCCGATCGACGAGACGGGTGTCGGCGCGGCCGTCAACTACGCGGTGCACGTCAAGAACGCGGTGGTGATCGCGGCGGCCGGCAACACCGGTCAGGACTGCACCCAGAACCCGCCGCCCGATCCGGCAGTGCCGTCCGACCCGCGCGGCTGGCAGCAGGTGCAGACGATCGTCAGCCCGGCCTGGTATTCGCCGCTGGTGCTGACCGTCGGCGGGATCGGTCCGACCGGTCAGCCGAGCAACTTCTCGATGTCCGGGCCGTGGGTCGGTGCGGCCGCGCCGGCGGAGAACATCACCGCACTGGGGTACGGAGGTGAGCCGGTCAACGCGCTGCAGGGGCAGGACGGCCTGGTCCCGGTCGCCGGTACTTCCTTTGCCGCGGCGTATGTCTCGGGGCTGGCCGCGTTGATCCGGCAGCGCTACCCGGACCTCACGCCGGCGCAGGTGATCAACCGGATCACCGCGACCGCGCGGCATCCGGGCGGCGGGGTGGACAACTACGTCGGCGCCGGGGTGATCGATCCGGTGGCCGCGCTGACCTGGGATGTGCCCGAGGGGCCGGAGACGGCTCCGTACCGCGCCAAGGAGATTCCCGAACCGGAGTTCATCCCGCCGCCGGACCGCGGGCCGATCACCTGGGTGGTGGTGTCGAGCGCGGCGGTCGCGCTGGCGCTGGGCATCGGAGCGCTGACCCGACGGGCGTTGAGGCGCCGATGA